From Vanrija pseudolonga chromosome 1, complete sequence, a single genomic window includes:
- the ACOT13 gene encoding Acyl-coenzyme A thioesterase 13: MPLTIDQQVADAMIPATQEDKDYFDEVISASYFARDFLDVLKPYAYDVQPAVNSRGMRRLEGWKAVYEVTVTKGVTNFFGFMHGAAHAWLVDTCTSAAIVHNHTPQFWGQPMLGGVSVNLDMQYFNAAQIGTRLRIIVTIERINATLANLRCDISDWETGTRLSSGVHTKAWRGPKTTASL, encoded by the exons ATGCCTCTCACTATCGACCAACAAGTCGCGGACGCAATGATACCAGCAACGCAGGAAGACAAGGACTACTTTGACGAGGTGATCAGCGCGTCCTACTTTGCCCGCGACTTtctcgacgtgctcaagcCATACGCGTACGATGTGCAGCCCGCCGTCAACAGCCGGGGAATGCGCCGTCTCGAGGGCTGGAAGGCCGTGTACGAGGTGACGGTGACGAAAG GCGTTACCAACTTCTTTGGGTTCatgcacggcgcggcgcacgcctGGCTCGTCGACAC ATGTACCTCCGCTGCGATTGTGCACAACCACACACCCCAGTTCTGGGGCCAGCCgatgctcggcggcgtcagcgtcaacctcgacatgCAGTACTTCAACGCTGCGCAGAT TGGAACCCGCCTGCGCATCATCGTCACAATTGAGCGAATCAACGCAACACTTGCCAACCTCCGCTGTGAT ATCTCGGACTGGGAGACGGGCACGCGCCTGTCGAGCGGGGTGCACACCAAGGCGTGGCGCGGGCccaagacgacggcgtcgcttTAG
- the nop-1 gene encoding Opsin-1 encodes MYGDPVITVDPPGGGHPAPTATYPVPTTVPTHFVFDHATQKSVIALWVFFGVFAGGLVGVAVLASRVERRFRIFHTLSSLALAAVTIAYFALATGLGSTHGRYHGNSFSTSAFGKGGGHHGGEPHRPGGPPAVDYIIRQVFWGSQTVRLFSTPLLVIELALLSGLAPLAALAAITYDVLVESSALITATFPGHWRGRVRGPWAGWFAFTSVWTVALFVTLFIPGVNATRHRPAAVKGQYYLLTVLLFVATIAAGIVFTLGNGLNVISVDAEVISTGVIDVITYLGFTYFLLLVHVHGEDDTWEFPAWFVEHRVGIRLDGAEPEAT; translated from the exons ATGTACGGCGACCCAGTCATCACCGTCGACCCCCCCGGAGGCGGCCACCCCGCCCCGACAGCCACCTACCCCGTACCCACGACG GTCCCCACTCACTTTGTGTTCGACCACGCGACGCAGAAGTCGGTGATCGCCCTCTGGGTCTTCTTTGGCGTGTTTGctggcggcctcgtcggcgtcgccgtgctcgctagccgcgtcgagcgccgcttCAGGATCTTCCACAC cctctcgtccctcgccctcgccgccgtcactaTCGCCTACTTTGCCCTCGCGACTGGCCTCGGCTCGACCCATGGCCGTTACCACGGCAACTCgttctccacctcggcctttggcaagggcggcggccaccacGGCGGTGAACCGCACCGCCCGGGCGGCCCTCCTGCCGTCGACTATATCATTCGCCAGGTCTTCTGGGGTTCCCAGACGGTGCGCCTCTTCTCGACTCCGCTCCTTGTCAttgagctcgcgctgctctcgggcctcgcgccgctcgctgcgctggcAGCGATCACGTACGACGTGCTGGTCGAGTCGTCGGCCCTCATCACGGCTACGTTCCCCGGCCACTGGAGGGGCCGCGTCCGTGGTCCTTGGGCTGGCTGGTTCGCCTTCACCAGTGTCTGGACTGTGGCGCTCTTCGTGACGCTTTTCATTCCCGGTGTCAACGCCACGCGCCACAGACCGGCGGCTGTCAAGGGCCAGTACTACCTTCTCACGGTCCTTCTCTTTGT CGCGACGATCGCTGCGGGCATCGTGTTTACCCTTGGCAACGGCCTCAACGTCATCTCggttgacgccgaggtcatTTCGACCGGAGTGATTGACGT CATCACTTACCTCGGATTCACCTACTTCCTCCTCTTAGTCCATGTTcatggcgaggacgacacgtGGGAGTTCCCCGCCTGGTTCGTGGAGCACCGCGTCGGTATCCGtcttgacggcgccgagcctgAGGCGACCTAA
- the TOM20 gene encoding uncharacterized protein: MYPLSAEGDLALGLLCLKVTIPRDLDPRQQQSRWGLFGGDHRPPKLRSIPALYSLSGVPTLLGSPRPPQRLAAAVALLNLKPSAYPPIALGPTSQRPVVDVSATTGQVYVVLEESNSPPRRSAPPAGTPGSPATTAARSEWLIIMEVELPIQVVKHPSGTDEAFQVSLSLPRCLDNTISFQVVPRDPLSDRVEIASVPPVISSQASTVKRGYRRSSVQSGIEDGWEDGEVPGVLDALSDDSESDYEAKGNQFDGRFQSTDLLQLEWRFLPSVGSPPNLRIVPQWDSHRPLISMAFRATLPATPGPVVLESVLPPGWGWSELEITGEGLLSWRSTDGEGWIVLESGSTVDPDESTATIDAQQRTPLRQTGLPPGLDSADFSFELNSFDSPSPRKPVTPGRRRPPSSERAAPELHRVVPRSPTPASVFQLEFMAPEDDGDERTIDFEGSIAPLNLTLVSPGAQVQIPFVRFDDLSFPTKCTVTCPQASFVTNDAKPDQHTSSASSETTQTCDATLPSIGVFNWTQDGQPLPVPSPVTIPGPVQVTIQRNVWAVQTVSSTFAWPANVAEVGARFPGSSVRVVRATSNDTHLPRAVLPLPNDLGTEVRVGRGRGSVELVVEVVSGDAVAVPSFSHGKGDLLVELVGSEWDNLLSSVAATNLEKVSDRAYRGSLEVPGSIQLVKPSPTEPMPSAPSTTTTTTTATTTWRSRIVSWSMLFKLIIFFFMISTAMEVQRLRADLAFFADEARDLRLYGFPRAADADTDNPTGTFRDIWEEPGGVPEPPIWDKVLIPVRPDPPIGTANVESPAASPSPAQPSPVLQESSTTIVPPATASPYPMARVVKATWGAWSKHPA, translated from the exons ATGTATCCGCTGTCTGCAG AGGGCGACctggccctcggcctcctctGTCTCAAG GTGACAATcccgcgcgacctcgacccaaGGCAGCAGCAATCCCGCTGGGGCCTGTTTGGTGGTGATC ACCGACCACCAAAGCTCAGATCCATCCCCGCGCTCTACTCGCTCTCGGGGGTGCCGACGCTGCTCGGCTCGCCCAGACCCccgcagcgcctcgccgccgccgtcgccctgctCAACCTCAAGCCGTCGGCATATCCGCcgatcgcgctcggcccgaccagccagcgccccgtcgtcgacgtgtcGGCCACCACGGGCCAGGTGTACGTCGTGTTAGAGGAGAGCAAcagcccgccccgccgctctGCTCCTCCCGCCGGCACGCCTGGGAgccccgcgacgaccgccgcccgcagcgaGTGGCTCATCATCATGGAGGTCGAGCTGCCAATTCAAGTGGTCAAGCACCCGagcggcaccgacgaggcgTTCCAGGTGTCGTTATCACTTCCCCGCTGCCTGGACAACACGATCTCGTTCCAGGTCGTGCCCCGCGACCCTCTCTCGGACAGGGTGGAGATCGCATCTGTTCCGCCGGTTATCTCGAGCCAAGCGTCGACCGTCAAGCGTGGCTATAGGAGGTCGTCTGTCCAGTCTGGGATCGAGGACGGCTGggaagacggcgaggtgcCTGGAGTCTTGGACGCTTTGAGTGACGACTCGGAGTCTGACTacgaggccaagggcaaCCAGTTTGACGGGCGCTTCCAGAG CACGGACTTGCTGCAACTCGAATGGCGCTTCCTTCCTTCTGTCGGCTCGCCACCAAATCTCCGCATCGTGCCGCAGTGGGACAGCCACCGGCCGCTGATTTCAATGGCGTTCCGCGCAACGCTCCCTGCCACGCCGGGGCCTGTGGTTCTTGAGTCGGTACTGCCGCCTGGATGGGGCTggagcgagctcgagatcACCGGCGAGGGGCTGCTCTCGTGGCGGTCGACTGACGGCGAGGGCTGGATCGTGTTAGAGTCAGGGAGCACTGTCGACCCAGACGAGTCGACCGCGACCATCGACGCCCAGCAGCGGACCCCACTGAGACAGACGGGGTTACCTCCTGGTCTCGACTCTGCCGACTTCAGCTTCGAACTTAACAGTTTTgactcgccatcgccacgaAAGCCTGTTACACCagggcgccgccggccaccCTCGTCGGAGCGCGCAGCTCCAGAGCTTCATCGGGTTGtaccgcgctcgccgacaccCGCATCCGTGTTCCAGCTGGAGTTTATGGCCCCAGaagacgatggcgacgagcgcacaATCGACTTTGAGGGCTCGATTGCCCCTCTCAATCTGACGCTCGTGTCCCCAGGTGCGCAGGTGCAGATCCCATTTGTGCGCTTTGACGATCTATCGTTCCCGACAAAGTGTACCGTAACTTGCCCTCAAGCTTCCTTCGTCACCAacgacgccaagcccgaTCAACacacctcctcggcgtcatccgAAACCACACAGACTTGCGACGCGACCCTGCCGTCGATCGGTGTCTTCAACTGGACCCAGGACGGCCAGCCCCTTCCAGTTCCCTCACCTGTGACAATCCCCGGGCCTGTGCAGGTCACCATCCAGCGCAATGTCTGGGCGGTGCAAAcggtgtcgtcgaccttTGCTTGGCCGGCGAACGTAGCAGAGGTCGGCGCAAGATTCCCAGGCTCGTCGGTTCGTGTCGTCCGTGCAACCAGCAACGACACACACCTGCCAAGAGCAGTGCTGCCTCTCCCCAACGACCTGGGCACAGAAGTGCGCGTCGGAAGAGGCCGCGGCAGTGTCGAGCTCGTAGTTGAAGTCGtgagcggcgacgccgtggccgtgcCATCCTTTAGCCACGGCAAGGGCGACTTGCTTGTTGAGCTCGTGGGAAGCGAGTGGGATA ACCTGCTGAGCTCTGTCGCGGCGACGAATCTGGAGAAGGTATCTGACCGCGCGTACCGCGGCAGCCTTGAGGTGCCCGGATCGATCCAGCTGGTCAAACCATCACCAACAGAGCCCatgcccagcgcgccgtcgacgacgacgacgacaacgacggcgactACAACTTGGCGTAGTAGAATCGTGTCTTGGAGCATGCTCTTCAAGCTCATCATCTTCTTCTTCATGATATCTACGGCCATGGAGGTCCAACGCTTGCGCGCCGATCTGGCTTTCTTCGcagacgaggcgcgcgacctgCGTTTGTATGGCTTCCctcgtgccgccgacgccgacaccgacaacCCCACGGGTACCTTCCGGGATATCTGGGAGGAGCCTGGAGGAGTCCCCGAGCCGCCAATCTGGGACAAGGTGCTAATCCCTGTCCGCCCCGACCCACCTATAGGCACGGCTAATGTCGAGTCACCAGCAGCCAGTCCTTCTCCTGCGCAACCTTCCCCAGTATTGCAGGAATCGTCTACTACCATTGTACCGCCTGCGACAGCGTCGCCGTACCCCATGGCGCGTGTGGTCAAGGCTACTTGGGGCGCGTGGTCGAAGCATCCTGCGTGA
- the TOM20 gene encoding Mitochondrial import receptor subunit TOM20 gives MSRAGQIALITAGTAAAGLLGYVVYFDYMRRNSPEFRKGLRKQHKKIKQAADAAAKEQEIRDARELTLALVELELETPPSTPEQMEAYFQEHVATAEALAAQGPSEYVKAATHFYRALRVYPQPVELLMIYQKVCPEPVFQLVLKLTQLTSAVNAGAAAGGRGAAAPAAVPASVADIDDAAPAADAELSPIEKLAEEVDAAIKAEAAEEAAEEEAEEEAEEEAEEAASSEGAPSANSSGAEWERVSNNA, from the exons ATGTCCCGCGCAGGCCAGATCGCCCTCATCACAGCcggcacggccgccgccggtctCCTCGGCTACGTCGTCTACTTTGACTACATGCGCCGTAACAGCCCCGAGTTCCGCAAGGGCTTGC GCAAGCAGCACAAGAAGATcaagcaggccgccgacgccgctgccaaggagCAGGAGATCCGCGACGCGCGT gagctcaccctcgcccttgtcgagctcgagctcgagacgcccccctcgacgccggagCAGATGGAGGCATACTTCCAGGAGCACGTCGCGactgccgaggcgctcgctgcgcagG GCCCCTCCGAGTacgtcaaggccgccacCCACTTCTACCGCGCGCTCCGCGTCTACCCCCagcccgtcgagctcctcatGA TCTACCAGAAGGTCTGCCCGGAGCCCGTGTTCCAGCTTGTCCTCAAGCTCACCCAGCTCACCTCGGCCGTCaacgccggtgccgccgccggtggccGTGGAGCTgccgcccctgccgccgtccccgccagcgtcgccgacattgacgacgccgcacccgccgccgacgccgagctctcTCCTATCGAGaagcttgccgaggaggtcgacgccgccatcaaggccgaggccgcggaggaggccgctgaggaggaggccgaggaggaggccgaggaggaggccgaggaggctgccagcagcgagggcgcgccCTCTGCCAACAGCTCGGGTGCCGAGTGGGAGCGCGTCAGCAACAACGCCTAA
- the ARF gene encoding ADP-ribosylation factor → MGLSVSRLLSGLFGKKEMRILMVGLDAAGKTTILYKLKLGEIVTTIPTIGFNVETVEYKNISFTVWDVGGQDKIRPLWRHYFQNTQGIIFVVDSNDRERITEAREELQRMLSEDELRDALLLVFANKQDLPNAMNAADITDKLGLHSLRQRQWYIQAACATSGDGLYEGLEWLSTNLKKRGQ, encoded by the exons ATGGGTCTCTCCGTCTCCCGCCTCCTCTCCGGCCTCTTCGGCAAGAAGGAGATGC GTATCCTCATGGTcggtctcgacgccgccggtAAGACCACCATCCTCtacaagctcaagctcggcgagatTGTCACGACCATCCCCACCATTG GCTTCAACGTCGAGACTGTCGAGTACAAGAACATCTCGTTCACCGTCTGGGACGTCGGAGGACAGGACAAGATCCGTCCCCTCTGGAGGCACT ACTTCCAGAACACCCAGGGTATCATCTTCGTCGTTGACTCGAACGACCGTGAGCGTATCACCGAGGCccgcgaggagc TCCAGCGCATGTTGAGTGAGGACGAGCTCCGCGACGCTCTCCTCCTTGTCTTCGCCAACAAGCAG GATCTCCCCAACGCCATGAACGCTGCCGACATCACCGACAAGCTTGGCCTCCACTCgctccgccagcgccagtggTACATCCAGGCCGCGTGCGCCACCTCGGGTGACGGTCTCTACGAGGGTCTGGAATGG cTCTCGACCAACCTTAAGAAGCGCGGCCAGTAG